A genome region from Microbacterium profundi includes the following:
- a CDS encoding aminotransferase class V-fold PLP-dependent enzyme, which translates to MSTLDDHVATFDGDPGYLNWAAFGPISPTVRAEVFADADLLGSGRPSSLALVSERFGEAREIAAELLDADAETVTLQPSSTHGLMHAFYGLKGTVIASSAEFPSISMTLERAAQASAGELTPRWIEPEHTFVTPDAVAEALDDDVTALAVSHVDFRTGYRVDLAALRDVLGPDRLLIVDAVQSFGVVDDDYSVADVVAGHGYKWLRAARGTGFTSFSAKARERIAPVLSGFAGVEGGLPVDELPAPAASARAYAVNSPDQLAVARLAIGLRDVRDAGVAAIDDAISGCVDRIFEIADRHGIPVLTPRTKSKRAGIVTLAPEEPAALSAALTNAGIVATTRGTTVRLAAHAGTGDETLRMLDDAIGTLGA; encoded by the coding sequence GTGAGCACTCTCGACGACCACGTCGCAACCTTCGACGGCGACCCTGGCTATCTGAACTGGGCGGCATTCGGGCCGATTTCGCCGACCGTGCGCGCCGAGGTGTTCGCGGACGCCGATCTGCTGGGCAGCGGACGTCCGTCATCGCTGGCACTCGTCAGTGAGCGGTTCGGTGAGGCTCGTGAGATCGCCGCCGAACTGCTCGACGCAGACGCCGAGACGGTGACGCTGCAGCCATCGTCGACCCACGGCCTCATGCACGCGTTCTACGGGCTCAAGGGCACGGTCATCGCCTCGTCGGCGGAGTTCCCGAGCATCAGCATGACTCTCGAACGGGCCGCGCAGGCATCGGCGGGCGAGCTCACTCCGCGCTGGATCGAGCCCGAACACACCTTCGTGACCCCGGATGCCGTGGCCGAGGCGCTCGACGACGACGTGACCGCGCTCGCGGTCAGCCACGTCGACTTCCGCACCGGCTACCGCGTCGATCTCGCAGCACTCCGCGACGTGCTCGGCCCGGACCGCCTGCTGATCGTCGACGCCGTGCAGTCGTTCGGCGTCGTGGACGACGACTACTCCGTCGCCGACGTCGTGGCAGGGCACGGCTACAAGTGGCTGCGTGCCGCGCGCGGCACCGGCTTCACCTCGTTCTCGGCAAAGGCGAGGGAGCGCATCGCCCCCGTGCTGTCGGGCTTCGCCGGCGTGGAGGGTGGGCTTCCCGTCGACGAACTGCCGGCGCCCGCAGCATCCGCTCGTGCGTATGCGGTCAACAGTCCCGATCAGCTCGCCGTCGCCCGCCTGGCGATCGGCCTGCGCGACGTGCGTGATGCCGGGGTGGCAGCGATCGACGACGCGATCAGCGGATGCGTCGACCGCATATTCGAGATCGCCGACCGTCACGGCATCCCAGTGCTCACACCGCGCACGAAGAGCAAGCGCGCCGGTATCGTCACGCTCGCGCCCGAAGAGCCGGCCGCGCTCTCCGCTGCACTCACGAACGCGGGGATCGTCGCCACGACCCGTGGTACGACCGTTCGTCTCGCGGCGCACGCGGGTACGGGCGATGAGACGCTGCGCATGCTCGATGACGCGATCGGGACTCTCGGGGCATAG
- the ilvA gene encoding threonine ammonia-lyase — translation MSAVPSLGEFEEAARGLERVISHTPTLPSRALSDILGESVVLKMENLQRTGSFKIRGAAYRLSKLTAEERARGVVAASAGNHAQGVALAAQALGIPATIFMPLGVPVPKLLATRGYGAEVVLEGETVATSLRLAAEFAERTGAVMIHPFDHRDVVIGQGTLGLELIADAPDVDTILVGIGGGGLIAGVAAAAKAAAARAGRTVRVIGVQAENAAAMPLSLAEGHPVEIETHPTIADGILVAKPGAVPFEIIKDLVDEVVTVTDDDIARAILILLEQAKVVVEPAGAVGVAAILAGKVSGTGKTMAVLSGGNIDPLLLQRVVSHGLAASGRYLTIRIPLPDRPGQLARVSELVSQAGANVMEVMHTRHGQGLQISEVILQMSIETRGAEHTELTLDTLRQAGYDPMVVPD, via the coding sequence ATGAGTGCAGTCCCCAGTCTGGGCGAGTTCGAGGAAGCCGCACGGGGGCTGGAGCGAGTGATCTCGCACACGCCGACCCTGCCGTCCAGGGCGCTGTCCGACATCCTCGGTGAGTCCGTCGTGCTGAAGATGGAGAACCTGCAGCGCACCGGTTCGTTCAAGATCCGTGGTGCCGCGTACCGTCTGTCGAAGCTCACGGCCGAAGAGCGCGCGCGCGGTGTGGTGGCGGCATCCGCGGGCAACCACGCGCAGGGCGTCGCGCTCGCCGCGCAGGCGCTCGGCATCCCCGCGACGATCTTCATGCCACTCGGCGTGCCTGTGCCCAAGCTGCTCGCCACCCGGGGGTATGGAGCCGAGGTCGTGCTGGAAGGCGAGACCGTCGCGACGTCGCTGCGGCTCGCGGCGGAGTTCGCGGAGCGTACAGGGGCGGTGATGATCCACCCCTTCGATCACCGCGACGTGGTGATCGGTCAGGGAACCCTCGGGCTCGAACTGATCGCGGATGCTCCTGATGTCGACACGATCCTCGTCGGCATCGGCGGCGGAGGACTCATCGCCGGTGTGGCCGCCGCCGCGAAGGCTGCGGCAGCACGGGCCGGACGCACCGTGCGGGTGATCGGAGTGCAGGCCGAGAACGCCGCCGCTATGCCGCTTTCGCTGGCCGAGGGCCATCCTGTCGAGATCGAGACGCATCCGACCATCGCAGACGGCATCCTCGTCGCGAAGCCCGGGGCCGTGCCCTTCGAGATCATCAAGGACCTGGTCGACGAGGTCGTCACCGTCACGGACGACGACATCGCTCGTGCGATCCTCATCCTGCTCGAGCAGGCGAAGGTCGTCGTCGAGCCCGCGGGCGCCGTCGGCGTGGCCGCCATCCTCGCAGGCAAGGTGTCCGGCACCGGCAAGACCATGGCCGTGCTCTCCGGTGGCAACATCGACCCGCTGCTGCTCCAGCGCGTCGTGTCGCACGGGCTCGCGGCATCCGGTCGCTATCTGACCATCCGCATCCCGCTGCCCGACCGCCCCGGTCAGCTCGCCAGGGTCTCCGAGCTCGTCTCGCAGGCCGGCGCGAATGTCATGGAGGTCATGCACACCAGGCACGGCCAGGGACTGCAGATCAGCGAAGTCATCCTGCAGATGAGCATCGAGACCAGGGGAGCGGAGCACACCGAGCTCACACTCGACACGCTCCGCCAGGCCGGCTACGACCCGATGGTCGTTCCCGACTGA
- a CDS encoding PhoH family protein, producing MLDTSVLLSDPQAFFRFAEHSIVLPVVVITELEGKRHDPEIGYFARQALRHLDELRIEHGRLDFPVPIGEGGTLRVELNNTDGSVLPSGIRLGDNDSRILAVAMHLADDGQEVTIVSKDLPMRVKAASLGISAEEYLAEQAVDSGWTGIANLDLSGDEISDLYESEVGISEAARGLPVNTGLIIHSERGSALGRISGDGEYKLVRGDRELFGMHGRSAEQRIAIDLLTDPDVGIVSLGGRAGTGKSALALCAGLEAVLERQQQKKIIVFRPLFAVGGQELGYLPGDQGEKMGPWGQAVFDTLGSVVSGNVMEEVVERGILEVLPLTHIRGRSLHDAFVIVDEAQSLERNVLLTVLSRMGQNSRVVLTHDVGQRDNLRVGRHDGIASVIETLKGHDLFAHVTLMRSERSAIAALVTELLEGGELN from the coding sequence GTGCTCGACACTTCGGTGCTGCTGTCGGATCCGCAGGCGTTCTTCCGCTTCGCAGAGCACTCGATCGTTCTTCCGGTCGTCGTGATCACGGAGCTCGAGGGCAAACGTCACGATCCGGAGATCGGCTACTTCGCGCGGCAGGCGCTCCGGCACCTGGATGAGCTGCGAATCGAGCACGGACGACTCGACTTCCCCGTGCCCATCGGCGAAGGCGGCACGCTGCGCGTCGAGCTGAACAACACCGACGGATCGGTGCTGCCCAGCGGCATCCGCCTCGGCGACAACGACAGCCGCATCCTCGCGGTGGCCATGCACCTGGCAGACGACGGGCAGGAAGTCACGATCGTCTCCAAGGACCTGCCGATGCGGGTCAAGGCCGCCTCTCTCGGAATCTCGGCCGAGGAGTATCTCGCCGAGCAGGCCGTGGACTCCGGCTGGACCGGTATCGCGAACCTCGACCTCTCAGGCGACGAGATCAGCGACCTGTACGAGAGCGAGGTCGGCATCAGCGAGGCGGCCCGAGGGCTTCCGGTCAACACGGGTCTCATCATCCACTCCGAGCGCGGATCGGCACTGGGACGCATCAGCGGCGACGGCGAATACAAGCTGGTGCGCGGTGATCGCGAGCTGTTCGGGATGCACGGCCGCTCCGCTGAGCAGCGCATCGCGATCGACCTGCTCACCGACCCCGATGTGGGGATCGTCTCGCTCGGAGGTCGCGCAGGGACGGGCAAGTCGGCCCTGGCACTGTGCGCCGGGCTGGAAGCGGTGCTCGAGCGGCAGCAGCAGAAGAAGATCATCGTGTTCCGCCCGCTGTTCGCGGTCGGCGGGCAGGAGCTCGGATACCTGCCAGGCGACCAGGGCGAGAAGATGGGCCCGTGGGGTCAGGCGGTCTTCGACACCCTCGGCTCGGTGGTCTCGGGCAACGTCATGGAAGAGGTCGTCGAGCGCGGCATCCTCGAAGTCCTCCCGCTCACGCACATCCGCGGCCGCTCGCTGCACGACGCCTTCGTGATCGTCGACGAGGCGCAGTCGCTGGAGCGCAACGTGCTGCTGACGGTGCTGAGCCGGATGGGTCAGAACTCCCGGGTGGTGCTCACACATGACGTCGGACAGCGCGACAACCTGCGCGTCGGCCGCCACGACGGCATCGCCTCGGTGATCGAGACGCTGAAGGGCCACGACCTGTTCGCGCACGTGACGCTGATGCGCTCGGAGCGCTCGGCCATCGCGGCGCTCGTCACGGAGCTGCTGGAGGGCGGGGAGCTCAACTGA
- a CDS encoding isoprenyl transferase gives MNARTSEGRGPLYRLYGKRLRRQLDPASVPHHVAMMIDGNRRWARQLGLDSPADGHRAGAAKMREFLGWCDDIGVRVVSLYLLSSDNLRKRDSKEIADLIEIIAELAESLAQNGDWRVKHVGRSDILPDELARVLRDAEERTTGHSGLHVNLAVGYGGRNEIVDAVRSIIAEHDASGGTMEDLAAHLTPEMIGEHLYTGGQPDPDLVIRTSGEQRLSDFLLWQSAHSEFYFVEALGPDLRQVDFLRAIRDYVDRDRRFGR, from the coding sequence GTGAATGCACGCACGAGCGAGGGCCGGGGGCCGCTGTACCGGCTGTACGGCAAGAGGCTCCGGCGACAGCTGGATCCGGCATCCGTCCCGCATCACGTCGCGATGATGATCGACGGCAACCGTCGTTGGGCGCGTCAACTGGGTCTCGATTCTCCCGCCGACGGCCATCGCGCCGGCGCGGCCAAGATGCGGGAGTTCCTCGGCTGGTGCGACGACATCGGAGTTCGCGTCGTCTCGCTGTATCTGCTCTCCAGCGACAACCTGCGAAAGCGCGACTCCAAGGAGATCGCCGATCTCATCGAGATCATCGCCGAGCTCGCGGAGTCGCTCGCTCAGAACGGCGACTGGCGGGTCAAGCACGTCGGCCGCTCCGACATCCTTCCCGACGAACTGGCACGCGTGCTGCGCGACGCGGAGGAGCGCACCACCGGGCATTCGGGTCTGCACGTGAACCTCGCAGTGGGCTACGGCGGGCGCAACGAGATCGTCGACGCCGTGCGCTCGATCATCGCCGAGCACGACGCGTCAGGCGGAACCATGGAGGATCTCGCAGCACACCTCACGCCCGAGATGATCGGCGAGCACCTCTACACCGGCGGCCAGCCCGATCCGGATCTCGTCATCCGCACGAGCGGCGAGCAGCGACTCAGCGACTTCCTGCTCTGGCAGAGCGCGCACAGCGAGTTCTACTTCGTGGAAGCACTGGGACCGGACCTGCGCCAGGTCGACTTCCTGCGGGCTATCCGCGACTACGTCGACCGGGATCGGCGCTTCGGACGCTGA
- a CDS encoding winged helix-turn-helix domain-containing protein, which yields MTETLSAAQARRTALAAQGFTRRRPTATVSARHVHGAMQRLGVLQIDSVNVFARSHYLPLFSRLGSYDPALLDRVFLSRTTHYVEYLAHEATFVPVEDWSLWRFRMEAFRKRWESDPQSWLSQNSRTITWVKDELRTRGPLRPAQLRADAPRERGTWWDWDDVKLALEHLWRTGDVAISGRRGFERHYALEEQVIPAEVRERVVPREHAIRELVRRAARSSGVATESDLADYYRIRDRASIRQAIEDLVDDGDLQPVEVRGWERGGRPVPAWLHRDAVLPRRIDTAAILTPFDPVVWFRERALRAFDLDYRIEIYVPAHKRRYGYYSLPVLVGDRIVARVDLKADRATSTLQVQSAWWEPQSRAEDAEAIARELALAATWQGLENVSVSGWGDAADAVAGALHVERGGVLRHVHARQESA from the coding sequence GTGACCGAGACCCTCAGTGCCGCGCAGGCTCGCCGCACGGCCCTGGCCGCCCAGGGGTTCACCCGACGTCGCCCGACGGCCACCGTCTCCGCCCGCCACGTGCACGGCGCGATGCAGCGCCTGGGTGTGCTGCAGATCGATTCCGTGAACGTCTTCGCGCGCAGTCACTATCTGCCGCTCTTCTCCCGGCTGGGCTCCTACGATCCGGCGCTGCTGGATCGAGTGTTCCTCTCGCGCACCACGCACTACGTGGAATACCTCGCGCACGAGGCCACGTTCGTGCCGGTCGAGGACTGGTCGCTGTGGCGCTTCCGCATGGAGGCGTTCCGCAAGCGCTGGGAGTCCGATCCGCAGTCGTGGCTGAGCCAGAACAGCCGCACGATCACATGGGTGAAGGACGAACTGCGCACCCGGGGCCCCCTGCGCCCGGCACAGCTTCGGGCCGATGCGCCGCGCGAGCGCGGCACCTGGTGGGATTGGGACGACGTGAAGCTCGCCCTCGAGCATCTCTGGCGCACCGGCGATGTCGCCATCAGCGGTCGTCGTGGGTTCGAGAGGCACTATGCGCTGGAGGAGCAGGTGATCCCCGCCGAAGTCCGCGAGCGGGTCGTACCGCGTGAGCACGCCATCCGCGAGCTCGTCCGCCGCGCCGCCCGCTCCTCCGGCGTCGCGACCGAATCCGACCTCGCCGACTACTACCGCATCCGCGATCGCGCGAGCATCCGACAGGCGATCGAAGATCTGGTCGACGACGGAGATCTGCAGCCAGTAGAGGTGCGCGGCTGGGAGCGCGGCGGCCGCCCGGTGCCCGCCTGGCTGCATCGTGATGCGGTGCTCCCCCGCCGGATCGACACCGCTGCGATCCTCACCCCGTTCGACCCAGTGGTGTGGTTCCGGGAGCGCGCGCTTCGCGCGTTCGACCTCGACTACCGCATCGAGATATACGTCCCGGCGCACAAACGGCGCTACGGCTACTACTCGCTGCCCGTGCTGGTCGGAGATCGCATCGTCGCGCGCGTCGATCTGAAGGCCGACAGGGCGACATCGACGCTTCAGGTGCAGTCCGCGTGGTGGGAACCGCAGTCGCGCGCAGAAGACGCAGAGGCGATCGCGCGCGAACTCGCACTCGCCGCGACCTGGCAGGGATTGGAGAACGTCTCGGTCTCGGGCTGGGGAGACGCCGCGGATGCCGTGGCGGGCGCCCTGCATGTCGAGCGCGGAGGCGTGCTGCGCCACGTGCATGCACGTCAGGAGTCGGCGTGA
- a CDS encoding AI-2E family transporter, giving the protein MTDEQRPRKRDRLWGRMPTDRTVTTEADNAVPLSLRVAAGYAWRMLLIAAAAGVIIWIVIQLKLLVIPLLIGILITALLWPVFEWMLRKRFPRWLAILIALVGTLAIVSGLLWLVGWQVAREWPSVQKSTMQALDEFQQYLMDGPLHLSAGQIQDYIDQGFALIQEQAQLLWSGALAIGSTAGHVVVGMLLTVFILICLLADGGGIWRWTTMLFPRDARPAVDAAARNGWRTVVSFAKTQLLVATIDSIGIGIGAFLLGVPLAIPVAVLVFLGAFIPIVGAVATGAVAVFLALVYNDPLNAFWMLVVVIGVQQVEGHILQPILMGSAVKVHPLAVVLVVAGGSMIAGIPGALFAVPLAAFVNVVAVTLSSGSWKTGGRPTGDLIWSTVPLERRRRNT; this is encoded by the coding sequence ATGACGGATGAGCAGCGCCCCCGCAAGCGCGATCGTCTGTGGGGTCGCATGCCGACCGATCGCACGGTCACGACCGAGGCCGACAACGCAGTGCCGCTGTCATTGCGTGTCGCAGCCGGCTACGCCTGGCGCATGCTGCTGATCGCCGCGGCCGCCGGCGTCATCATCTGGATCGTGATCCAGCTGAAGCTCCTCGTCATCCCGCTGCTGATCGGCATCCTCATCACGGCTCTGCTCTGGCCGGTGTTCGAATGGATGCTGCGCAAGCGCTTCCCGCGGTGGCTCGCGATCCTGATCGCCCTCGTCGGCACGCTCGCGATCGTCTCGGGCCTGCTCTGGCTCGTCGGATGGCAGGTCGCGCGCGAGTGGCCATCGGTGCAGAAGAGCACGATGCAGGCGCTCGACGAGTTCCAGCAGTACCTGATGGACGGCCCGCTGCACCTGTCCGCAGGGCAGATCCAGGACTACATCGATCAGGGCTTCGCGCTGATCCAGGAACAGGCGCAACTGCTGTGGTCCGGTGCCCTCGCCATCGGTTCGACGGCCGGCCACGTCGTGGTCGGCATGCTCCTGACGGTCTTCATCCTGATCTGCCTGCTCGCCGACGGCGGCGGCATCTGGCGCTGGACGACGATGCTCTTCCCTCGCGATGCGCGACCCGCCGTCGACGCCGCGGCGCGCAACGGCTGGCGAACGGTCGTCAGTTTCGCGAAGACCCAGTTGCTGGTCGCGACGATCGACTCGATCGGCATCGGCATCGGCGCCTTCCTGCTCGGTGTCCCGCTCGCGATCCCGGTCGCCGTGCTCGTCTTCCTCGGTGCGTTCATTCCGATCGTCGGTGCGGTCGCCACCGGTGCCGTGGCGGTGTTCCTCGCGCTTGTGTACAACGATCCGCTGAACGCGTTCTGGATGCTGGTCGTCGTGATCGGTGTCCAGCAGGTCGAGGGCCACATCCTGCAGCCGATCCTGATGGGATCCGCGGTCAAGGTGCATCCGCTCGCCGTCGTTCTGGTGGTCGCCGGTGGGTCGATGATCGCCGGCATTCCCGGTGCACTGTTCGCAGTGCCGCTGGCAGCCTTCGTGAACGTCGTCGCGGTGACGCTCAGCAGCGGCTCGTGGAAGACCGGCGGCAGGCCCACTGGTGACCTGATCTGGAGTACAGTGCCGCTCGAGCGGCGTCGGAGGAATACATGA
- a CDS encoding S-ribosylhomocysteine lyase produces MPADLDGAVRAVPRPAGLIVVERTLNDEGDPHGRCRELHPRSHRCPGGLHTIEHVLAGLLRDHLEGVIDISPFGCRTGFHLITWGEPSVAAVVAAVRVGLTAIAEDITWDDVPGVDAISCGNYRDHSLHSAREWSRHILEQGISLDAFERVGV; encoded by the coding sequence GTGCCTGCTGATCTCGATGGCGCCGTACGCGCCGTCCCTCGGCCTGCCGGGCTGATAGTAGTAGAACGCACCCTGAACGACGAAGGAGATCCCCATGGCCGATGTCGAGAGCTTCACCCTCGATCACACCGCTGTCCGGGAGGGCTGCACACCATCGAGCACGTCCTCGCCGGCCTGCTGCGCGACCACCTCGAGGGCGTCATCGACATCTCCCCGTTCGGATGCCGCACGGGCTTCCACCTGATCACCTGGGGCGAGCCGAGCGTCGCGGCGGTCGTGGCGGCCGTCCGCGTGGGGCTCACCGCGATCGCCGAGGACATCACCTGGGACGACGTCCCCGGCGTCGACGCGATCAGCTGCGGCAACTACCGGGATCACAGCCTGCACAGCGCGCGGGAGTGGTCCAGGCACATCCTCGAACAGGGCATCAGCCTTGACGCTTTCGAGCGCGTGGGAGTGTGA
- a CDS encoding type IV toxin-antitoxin system AbiEi family antitoxin domain-containing protein — MLDPSQTIERLGGIARGSHLQRLGLTRTQLSRAVRAGKVQRVRPGVFATRDLNGDIRTAATHGGALTCASALRAHEVWVLPDDDGLHVWMGPSGRVHNHADCSCTSHFYTGTPPFGYASIETSLLHLRRCAGDEAFFAAYESALRLKLLRRAARQRLIAALPASARWLVDIARTNADSGLESLLRLRLHLLGIRLDCQVEISGVGIVDFVIGGRLILEADGKVNHDGKMRHKDLVRDAAASARGYETLRFDYAQVLYDWPTVQAAIIGALRRLREYA, encoded by the coding sequence ATGCTCGATCCATCGCAGACCATCGAACGCCTTGGCGGTATCGCACGAGGCTCTCATCTACAGCGCCTCGGCCTCACCCGTACGCAATTGTCACGCGCTGTTCGCGCAGGAAAGGTTCAGCGAGTGCGCCCCGGCGTCTTCGCCACGCGCGACCTCAACGGCGACATTCGCACGGCCGCGACGCATGGCGGGGCGCTTACCTGCGCTTCCGCGCTGCGCGCTCATGAAGTCTGGGTGCTTCCCGATGACGACGGACTCCACGTCTGGATGGGACCGAGCGGTCGCGTGCACAACCATGCTGACTGCTCATGCACCAGCCACTTCTACACTGGTACGCCGCCATTCGGGTATGCCTCGATCGAGACGTCGCTGCTGCATCTGCGGCGTTGCGCCGGCGACGAGGCGTTCTTCGCCGCATACGAATCCGCGCTTCGGCTGAAACTGCTGCGGAGGGCTGCTCGACAACGCCTAATTGCAGCACTGCCAGCATCCGCTCGTTGGCTCGTCGACATCGCCCGAACCAACGCCGACAGTGGTCTCGAATCTCTGCTGCGGCTGCGTCTGCATCTTCTCGGCATCCGACTCGACTGTCAGGTCGAGATCAGCGGTGTCGGGATAGTCGACTTCGTCATCGGCGGACGTCTCATCTTGGAGGCCGACGGCAAGGTGAACCACGACGGCAAGATGCGCCACAAGGATCTGGTGCGGGATGCTGCCGCCTCCGCGCGCGGGTATGAGACTCTGCGATTCGACTACGCGCAAGTTCTGTACGACTGGCCCACTGTGCAAGCGGCCATCATCGGTGCGCTGCGCCGTCTGCGTGAATACGCCTGA
- the trhA gene encoding PAQR family membrane homeostasis protein TrhA, with translation MSTSDADAIPVPELPLLDAAKADADVEIKPTWRGWLHAATFPVAIAAGIVLIVLSEGAPAKWAAAVFMASSLLLFGNSALYHRINWGPRTKLILKRIDHANILLLIAGTYTPLAVNALVPEKGTLLLILVWSGAVLGILFRVFWINAPRWLYVALYLVLGWAAVMYMVDLLNANVAMMVLVCVGGLLYTGGAIVYALKKPNPWPGHFGFHEIFHLCTVLAFLCHWTACLLISMAPYAPSLGLPG, from the coding sequence GTGAGCACTTCAGACGCCGACGCGATACCGGTTCCAGAGCTTCCGCTGCTCGACGCTGCGAAGGCGGACGCGGATGTCGAGATCAAGCCGACCTGGCGCGGATGGCTGCACGCCGCGACGTTCCCGGTGGCGATCGCCGCGGGCATCGTGCTGATCGTGCTGTCCGAAGGCGCGCCTGCGAAGTGGGCCGCCGCCGTCTTCATGGCGAGCTCGCTGCTGCTGTTCGGCAACTCCGCCCTGTATCACCGCATCAATTGGGGCCCCAGGACCAAACTGATACTCAAGCGCATCGATCATGCCAACATCCTGCTGCTGATCGCGGGCACCTACACGCCGCTCGCGGTCAACGCGCTCGTGCCGGAGAAGGGCACGCTGCTGCTCATCCTGGTCTGGAGCGGCGCGGTCCTCGGGATCCTGTTCCGGGTGTTCTGGATCAACGCACCGCGCTGGCTGTACGTCGCCCTCTACCTCGTGCTCGGCTGGGCCGCTGTCATGTACATGGTCGACCTGCTGAACGCGAATGTCGCGATGATGGTGCTGGTCTGCGTGGGAGGGCTGCTCTACACCGGCGGCGCGATCGTCTACGCGTTGAAGAAGCCGAACCCTTGGCCGGGCCACTTCGGATTCCACGAGATCTTCCACCTGTGCACCGTGCTCGCGTTCCTGTGCCACTGGACCGCGTGCCTGCTGATCTCGATGGCGCCGTACGCGCCGTCCCTCGGCCTGCCGGGCTGA
- the greA gene encoding transcription elongation factor GreA has translation MSTDAQVPFLTQEAYDRLVAELEALSTTGRDEIAKRIEAAREEGDLKENGGYHAAKDEQGKQEARIRTLEQLLKTAKVGEAVVSRGIVEPGTVVTALVAGGEEVFLLGSREIAASGSDVDVYSEASPLGQAILGLKVGEKTSYEAPNGKSISVEVTNVETYAG, from the coding sequence GTGTCCACAGACGCTCAGGTACCCTTCCTCACTCAAGAGGCATATGACCGGCTCGTCGCTGAGCTCGAGGCCCTGTCCACGACGGGTCGCGACGAGATCGCGAAGCGCATCGAAGCCGCCCGCGAAGAAGGCGACCTCAAGGAGAACGGCGGATATCACGCCGCGAAGGACGAGCAGGGCAAGCAGGAGGCGCGCATCCGCACGCTCGAACAGCTCCTGAAGACCGCGAAGGTCGGCGAGGCCGTGGTCAGCCGCGGCATCGTCGAGCCCGGCACCGTCGTCACGGCACTCGTCGCCGGCGGCGAAGAGGTCTTCCTGCTCGGCAGCCGCGAGATCGCGGCATCCGGGAGCGACGTCGACGTCTACAGCGAGGCGAGCCCGCTCGGCCAGGCCATCCTCGGCCTGAAGGTCGGGGAGAAGACCTCGTACGAAGCGCCGAACGGCAAATCGATCTCGGTCGAGGTCACGAACGTCGAGACCTACGCCGGCTGA
- a CDS encoding DUF4307 domain-containing protein has protein sequence MTTALELDERYGRRRRSRASWIIGGAVAVVVIIIASWVTVSQSIDTVDADDLSFELVDERTVTVRFQVTTPQGRDMACAVEALDEEFGVVGWKIVQIPAADTPMQQLTATVPTVAQATTGLVNSCWPL, from the coding sequence GTGACGACTGCCCTCGAGCTCGATGAACGATATGGCCGCCGACGCCGCTCGCGCGCTTCGTGGATCATCGGCGGTGCGGTCGCCGTGGTGGTGATCATCATCGCCTCATGGGTGACAGTCTCGCAGTCGATCGACACGGTCGACGCCGACGACTTGAGCTTCGAACTCGTCGATGAGCGCACTGTCACGGTGCGCTTCCAGGTCACCACCCCTCAGGGTCGGGATATGGCCTGCGCGGTCGAGGCGCTCGATGAGGAGTTCGGCGTCGTCGGCTGGAAGATCGTCCAGATTCCCGCCGCAGACACTCCCATGCAGCAATTGACGGCGACCGTACCGACCGTCGCACAAGCCACGACAGGTTTGGTGAACTCCTGCTGGCCCTTATAG